The proteins below come from a single Drosophila miranda strain MSH22 chromosome Y unlocalized genomic scaffold, D.miranda_PacBio2.1 Contig_Y1_pilon, whole genome shotgun sequence genomic window:
- the LOC117191475 gene encoding mucin-5AC-like — MYDLFRKPIFSGAGLRYRVKNHFAALKWDTAKEESPLSEETAEQPKPLKAPSVEPDKEDDNSQSIPKIDENNGGSVNPTADAPEADVEESNANSQVITETTESARRKQQQQRELEKTGKDKQGQKKLATPITIPTAPEAPEEATPPQEVVPLPPTTSSFQTIRISAPPPSAGRLVSSLLSASSAESSQNPGNTKIFSFLYPHRYQRSYGDVGLDFCCPNLDGPMRAIDPTRLHATAQVPVLELPQFMVITTKIISKADKDLPHKVRAKLAQLDKTGGKLVGQTVRMSMDSSEPSILVAVPSSNLGPAPRTLPALIPISNPPPPTAPPAPTAPHAPTAPPAPTTTPALPVSHDDIVQSLTKHLPPAANLPKDKQRVELQTRVQIFDLVLQILSRRATTLTKVERQRTIEEIVMTSTLMPIDVDVGTKLLENYVYYLNRATNIQTPLPSLCLNPVVTTAATQSAPTVASLVGIPAVAKSKVSTASASATATATPSAPAPATKKPAQKRSSLPAGIPVYDSEKNIIGYQCPTPNASFVTRPTPMASRTPLGPSASTAAHGGSKSARSSVQLKQNKKTKTTAGMPMKAGPKGSTGNRVGSGTIISIHPEQKTLPARPGVAQTIAALSETPQPNAVAVPVPVPVPGSTSKSAAPTSSGRSAGLNQTRSPNVFIINQMSPQAEEIILPDSNNVVPMEAEIKVGQVLSV, encoded by the exons GGACACCGCTAAGGAGGAATCTCCACTAAGCGAGGAAACGGCAGAGCAACCTAAACCTTTGAAGGCTCCCTCTGTGGAACCGGACAAGGAGGACGATAATAGCCAAAGCATTCCAAAGATCGACGAAAACAATGGGGGATCGGTTAATCCCACAGCCGACGCCCCTGAGGCGGACGTTGAGGAGTCCAATGCCAACAGCCAAGTCataacagaaacaacag AATCTGCCCGTCggaagcaacagcagcagcgagaGCTGGAGAAAACCGGAAAGGACAAACAGGGCCAGAAAAAACTAG CCACACCCATAACCATACCCACGGCTCCGGAAGCTCCTGAAGAGGCGACGCCACCTCAGGAGGTGGTTCCACTTCCACCCACCACATCGAGTTTTCAGACAATTCGCATAAGTGCGCCTCCGCCCTCGGCTGGCAGACTGGTCAGCTCGCTGCTATCAGCCAGCTCGGCCGAATCCAGCCAGAACCCTGGCAATACCAAGATTTTCTCCTTCCTGTATCCGCACCGCTATCAGCGATCGTATGGCGACGTGGGGCTGGACTTTTGCTGCCCCAATCTGGATGGACCGATGCGAGCCATTGACCCGACGCGTTTGCATGCCACGGCGCAGGTGCCTGTGCTGGAGCTGCCGCAGTTCATGGTTATCACGACGAAGATCATCTCCAAGGCGGATAAGGATCTGCCCCACAAGGTGCGTGCGAAGCTGGCGCAGCTGGATAAGACTGGAGGGAAGTTGGTGGGGCAGACGGTGCGCATGAGCATGGACTCCAGTGAGCCGTCGATTCTAGTGGCAGTGCCGTCGTCCAACCTTGGTCCGGCTCCTCGGACTCTTCCCGCCTTAATTCCCATTTCTAACCCTCCGCCACCCACCGCACCACCTGCGCCCACCGCTCCACATGCACCCACCGCTCCACCTGCACCCACCACAACTCCTGCACTTCCAGTTTCTCATGATGACATCGTTCAATCCTTGACCAAGCACTTGCCAC CTGCCGCCAATCTGCCCAAGGACAAACAACGGGTGGAGCTGCAGACACGAGTTCAGATATTCGACCTGGTGCTCCAGATCCTAAGCAGACGCGCAACCACACTGACCAAGGTAGAGCGACAGCGCACCATTGAGGAGATTGTGATGACCAGCACCCTAATGCCCATCGACGTTGATGTGGGCACCAAGCTCCTTGAGAACTACGTCTATTACCTCAACCGAGCTACTAACATCCAGACGCCCCTGCCCTCGCTTTGCCTCAACCCTGTGGTAACAACAGCTGCTACTCAGAGTGCGCCCACAGTCGCCAGTCTTGTCGGCATCCCGGCGGTGGCCAAGAGTAAAGTCAGcactgcatctgcatctgcaactgcaactgcaacccCTTCCGCACCCGCACCAGCAACGAAGAAGCCAGCACAAAAGCGCAGTTCTCTGCCAGCCGGCATTCCGGTGTACGATTCGGAGAAGAACATCATTGGATATCAGTGCCCGACACCGAACGCTTCGTTTGTCACTCGACCAACGCCCATGGCCAGCAGGACTCCACTGGGACCCTCCGCCTCCACGGCAGCCCATGGTGGAAGCAAGTCGGCCAGATCGAGTGTGCAGCTAAAACAGAACAAG AAAACGAAAACTACGGCTGGAATGCCTATGAAAGCAGGACCAAAAGGCAGCACTGGAAATAGAGTTGGTTCAGGGACGATCATTTCCATTCACCCAGAACAGAAAACACTCCCTGCAAGGCCAGGTGTAGCCCAAACGATTGCTGCATTATCGGAGACTCCTCAGCCCAATGCGGTGGCTGTGCCTgtccctgtgcctgtgccgGGGTCAACGTCAAAGTCTGCTGCCCCAACATCGAGCGGGCGATCCGCTGGATTGAATCAAACGCGCAGTCCGAATGTGTTTATCATTAACCAGATGTCCCCCCaggcagaggagatcatactGCCCGATTCCAACAATGTTGTGCCAATGGAAGCGGAGATCAAGGTTGGGCAGGTCTTGAGTGTATAA